In Papilio machaon chromosome W, ilPapMach1.1, whole genome shotgun sequence, a single genomic region encodes these proteins:
- the LOC123723130 gene encoding plasma membrane calcium-transporting ATPase 2-like has product MLWIKIVVLRAKVPKTKWPTDKPAETSHKKEKSVLQAKLTKLAIQIGYAGSTIAVLTVIILVVQFCVRTFVIDGKPWKATYINNLVKHLIIGVTVLVVAVPEGLPLAVTLSLAYSVKVSLMFKIIIYSSR; this is encoded by the exons ATGCTATGGATAAAGATAGT cgtattgcgcgctaaagttccCAAAACCAAGTGGCCCACAGACAAACCCGCTGAGACATCGCACAAGAAGGAGAAGTCGGTGCTGCAAGCCAAGCTCACTAAACTCGCCATACAG ATCGGTTACGCGGGTTCCACAATCGCAGTGCTGACGGTGATCATCCTGGTGGTGCAGTTCTGTGTGCGCACCTTTGTCATCGACGGCAAACCTTGGAAGGCGACTTACATCAACAACCTGGTGAAGCATCTCATCATCGGTGTGACAGTGCTGGTGGTGGCCGTGCCTGAAGGATTACCTCTCGCTGTTACATTGTCACTCGCATACTCTGTTAAGGTTAGTttgatgtttaaaataatcatatatAGTAGCCGCTAG